Sequence from the Thermoanaerobaculales bacterium genome:
ACCGTCACCGAGGCCGAGCGGCCGGCCGCGGAGCCGGTCCCGGGGTACCGGCCGGCCAAGCCGGTGGTGTTCTCATCGATCTACCCGATGAGCAACGAGGAGTACCCCGACCTCGCCAAGGCCCTCGAGAAGCTCAAGCTCAACGACGCGGCGCTGACGTACGACAAGGACTCGTCGGCGGCGCTCGGCTTCGGCTTCCGCTGCGGCTTCCTGGGCCTGCTCCACCTCGAGGTGGTGCAGGAGCGCCTGCGCCGCGAGCACGACCTGTCACTGATCCTCTCGGCGCCGTCGGTGCGCTACCGGGTCACCCTCGCCGACGGCTCGGTGCGGTGGATCGACAACCCGAGCGAGTTCCCGGAGCCCGGCTCGATCTCGCGCACCGAGGAGCCGTTCATCAGGACCTCGGTCATGATGCCGGAGCGCTACCTGGGCCCGGTGATGGAGCTCTGCCGCGAGCGGCGGGGCGTCAAGACCGGCTTCCACTACCTGGCGGTCGGCCGGGTCGAGCTGACCTCCGAGATGCCTCTCGCCGACGTCCTGTTCGACTTCAACGACCGCCTCAAGTCGGTGACCCAGGGCTACGGCTCCTTCGACTACGAGATGCTCGACTACCGGGACACCGACCTGGTCAAGGTCGACATCCTGGTCAACGGCGAGCCGGTCGACGCGCTCGCCCAGCTCGTGCACCGCGACAAGGCGCGGCCGCGCGCGCTCCACTACTGCGAGCGGCTCGCCGAGACCATTCCGCGCCAGCAGTTCAAGATCGCGATTCAGGGCGCGATCGGCGGCCAGATCATCGCCCGCACCACCATCAACGCCTTCCGCAAGGACGTGACCGCCAAGTGCTACGGCGGCGACATCACCCGCAAGCGCAAGCTGCTCGAGAAGCAGAAGAAGGGCAAGAAGCGGATGAAGATGGTGGGCAGCGTCGAGATCCCCCAGTCGGCGTTCGTCGCGGTGCTCAAGACCGACAAGGACTGATCTCGATTGACGGCGTCAATCGAGAAGGACGGACTGAGGTGAGGGCAGGACTATACATCCATGTGCCGTTCTGTGCCTCGGTGTGCCCGTACTGCGATTTCGCGGTGACCCTGGCGGGCGAGGAGCGGCGGCGCGCCTACGTCGCCGGCATCGAGCGCGAGGCGGCGATGGCGGCAGCCGACGGCCTCTCCTTCGACACGATCTACCTGGGAGGCGGCACCCCGTCCGCGCTGGCTGCCGACCAGCTGGCGGAGGTGCTCGCCGCCGTGAAAGCCGGGCTCCGGGTTGAAGCCGGCGCCTGGACGTTTCTCGAGGTCAACCCGGAGGACGTGTCGAGCGCCAGCGTCCGCGCGTGGCGGCAGCTCGGCGTGCGAGCGGTCAGCCTGGGTGTCCAGGCGCTCGACGGCGAGGCCCTCGCATTCCTCGGCCGACGTCACACCGCGGACGGCGCGCGGCGGGCCCTCGACCGGCTCCGCGCCGGTGGCTTCACCACGGTGTCGATCGATCTCATCTACGGCCTGCCCGGCCAGACCGTGGCGAGCTGGAGCCGGCAGCTCGAGGAGGCCGCCGCGAGGGCGGTGGACCACATCTCCTGCTACCAGCTGACGATCCACCGGGGCACGGTGTTCGGTCGCCGACACGCGCGTGGCGAGCTCGAAGCGGCGCCCGAGCCGGCCCAGGCGGAGCTCTTCCTGCTGACCCATCGGCGGCTGGCCGAGCTCGGCTACCAGGGCTACGAGGTCTCGAACTTCGCGGCCGCCCCCGGCCATCGCTCCCGCCACAACATCAAGTACTGGCGCCACCTGCCCTACCTGGGCCTGGGCCCCGCAGCGCACTCGTTCGTCGGTCGCCGGCGCTTCTGGAACCACCGCAAGCTGCGGATCTGGCAGCGCGCGGTGGACGCCGGCCGTCGGCCGGTGGAGGGGGTTGAGGAGCTCGCTGACGCCGACCTGGCGCTCGAGGCGGTGATGCTCGGCCTGCGCACCTCGGATGGCGTCGATTTGGAGGCGCTGCGATCGCGGTACGGCATTGACCTCGTCGCGCTCAACCGCCGCAGCATCGAGCGCCTCTGCGACAGCGGCCATCTGGTCCTCGAGGCGGATCGCCTGCGGCCGACCGTGTCGGGGATGGCGATCGCGGACACTCTTGCTCGCTCGTTGGAGCTCGCTCGGTGAGGGTCTAAGGGCCGGGGGTTAGGATCCAGCGCCGCCCACCGCACACGGTCCCGTACGCCTCCCGGAAGCGGTGCGCGCCCTGCAACTCTGACCCCGGTACTCCGGCACGGACGCGAACAACACGGAATCGCCTGGACATGAGCGGGTGGGGGGACGAGCCCCTAGATCCCAGATCCTAGATCCTGACCCCTTTTCAAAGAGACGAGTGAGTTGACCGTTGTCACAACAACGCTCTGACCTCGACCCGCGTAAACTGTGAGTCGACATGACCGAGCCCAAGCGACTCATCAACCCCGAGCTCGACCGCCTCGTGCAGGAGATGAACCTCCTCGCCGATCCGGACGAGCCAGGCGAGGATGTCGAAGGCGCGCCGCCGTCCGGAGGGATCGATGCGCCCGCCCTCGCGGTGATCGCCGAGGGCGAGCCGCTGGAGCGCCTGCTCGGCGAGATGGTCCGGCGCAAGGCCAGCGACCTGCTGCTGCTGCCCGGTGCGCCGCCGGTGCTGCGGATCGACGGCCGGCTTGCGACCCTCGCGCAGCCGGCGATCGACAGCGAGGCGGTGCGAATGCTCTTCGAGGGCCACCTCGGCCCGCGTGCCCGGGCGATCCTGGCAGCGACCGGGAGCGTCGACCTGTCTCTGCGGCACGGCGACCCGGACGACGAGGATGGCGGCTGGCGGCTGCGGGTCAACCTGCAGCGCCAGCGCGGCGGGCTGGCGGCTGCGGTGCGCGCGCTGCCGCGGCGCATCCCCGCGCTCGCCGAGCTCGGCCTGCCGGCCCGGCTTTCCGAGCTGACCCGGGCCGCCAAGGGGCTGATCCTGGTCTGTGGCCCGACCGGCTCGGGCAAGACCACCACCATCGCCGCGCTGCTCGACTCGCTCAACCGGAGCGAGGTGCGGCACGTCATCACCATCGAGGACCCGATCGAGTACGTTCACTCGAACCGGCGCTCGATCTTCGAGCAGATCGAGATAGGGCCCGACTCGCCGTCGTTCGCGCAGGCGCTGCGGTCGGCGTTGCGCCGCGACCCCGACGTGATCCTGGTTGGCGAGATGCGCGACCTGGAGACGATCGCGACCGCGGTGACCGCGGCCGAGACCGGCCACCTGATCCTGGCCACCCTCCACTCGAGCGACGTCGGCCAGGCCTTGCACCGGGTCGTCGACGTCTTCCCCGCCACCCAGCAGACGCAGATCCGGCATCAGCTCGCGCTGTCGCTGCAGGCCGTCCTCTGCCAGCAGCTGGTGCCGCGGGCCGATGGGCGCGGCCGGGTGCCCGCGGTCGAGCTGCTGCTCGCCACCTACGCGGTCCGCAACGTCATCCGCAACGGCGCCAACGAGCGCCTGCCCAACGAGATGGTGACCAGCCGGGGCCTCGGCATGCGGCTGCTCGAGCTGTCGCTGGCCGAGCTGGTGGGGCGGGGCACCATCACCGCGGAGGAGGCCCGCGCACGTGCGGTCCGTCCTGACGAGCTCGAGCGCCTGCTGCGCTAACCCGCATGTCTCACCGCCCTCCTGACTCGTGGCGAAGGTGACTGGTAGGCGATGCCGCAGGAGGTCGCTGAGGAATGCGGGCCGGGGAGAGAAGCGGGTATCCGGCGCATTCGGGTCGGCAGGAGCGAGGCAGGTGGCTGGCATAGGCCCCGCGCGCGCCGAGCAGGATGCGAGCAGCACATCCTGTTGAAGCCTGGTAGCCTCTCGTGATCGGTGATTCAGGGAGAACTACTGCTGAGGCTGTGCGCGGGCGACCGCGGCGACGAGCCCGGCGGTGCGGGGGGCAACCATCCGACGGTCAAAGCGCCGCTCGGCGAGCTCCCGGCCGGCCCGGCCGAGCGATCTGCCCCGGTCGTCCATGGTCAGCACGGCCCGCAGCCGGTCCTCCCACTCGCCGGCGTTCCCGGCGAGGTAGCCGTTGCTGCCGGGCGACACCACCTCGCAGTTCATGGCGACCCGGGAGGCGACGCACGGCAGGCCGGCGGCCATGTACTGGACGAGCTTGAACGAGCACTTGCCGCTCGACCAATCGTCGTCCGAGAGCGGCATGATCCCGACGTCGGCGGTCCGGAGCGCGTCGACCTCGGCGGCCTCGGACCACGGCACCAGCTCGATCGGGACGTCCGTCCACCGCGGCGCGGCGGACGAGATGACGCGCAGCGTGAGGTCCTGGAACTCGCCGGACAGGCGTGCGAGGGCCGGGCGGATGAGCTCGAGGTAGCAGAGATTCTCGGGCATTCCGATCCAGACCAGCGTCCTGCCCGGCGGACGCCGCGGCGCCTCCTTTGGGTAACGCTCCACGTCCACCGGCGTCGGCACGACCTCGACCCGGCCGGCGTGGGGCCGCGCCCGCGCCGCCAGGGTCTCGTTGCAGGCCAGCACCAGGTCGGCGATGCCGCAGAGCGTGGCGAAGCGCCACTGCCGCAGTGGCGACTGGGCCGGGCGATGGCCGACCCTGCGGGGCCGGACGGTGTAGACCGCGTCGTCGAAGTCGTAGACGACGCGCCGGCACCACCGCCGCAGCAGCCGCGCCTCCAGGGGGTGGAGCTTGGTCTTGGCGAGCACCACGGCCGCGGCTGCGCCCAACCGCCGCCGCCGCGCGAGCACGCGCAGGAGCAAGGGCCGTGAGGGCAGCACCTCCACGGACGGCTCGAGGCCGCGCGCAGCGAGCTCGGGCAACATTGGCTGGATTCGATGCCGGAACGACGGCGCCTCCGGCTTGTGGGTCAGGACCACCACCTGCAACGGCTCGATGGAGTCGGGGTGCACGGTGACACCCTAGCATGGGTGCTATCCTGCCGGCATGGCGGGCGCGCCCGGCGAGCACTGCGTCGTTGCGGACCAAACCTTTGCGATCGAGGGGTTTCACGGTCGGGTGGCGACGGCCTTCGCGGGACCAGCCCTGGAGCGAGAGGTGCTCCGGCTGATCGACCCGTCGGCGGCCACCCGGACGTTGCACTGGGGCCGCAACTACCTCTACGCCGCCCAGCTTGAGACCCCGGGCGGCACGGTGCCGGTGGTGGTCAAGCAGTTCCGCAACCAGGGCTGGCGCAAGGTCCTCGAGCGGTGGCTGCGGGGGAGCAAGGCGGAACGCAGCTGGCGGGCGGCGCTGGCGATGGCCGCGGCCGGAATCGCGACGCCGGAGCCGATCCTGCTCGTGGAGTCGGACCTCGCCGACGGCCCCTCTTTCTTCATCAGCCGCCGGATCGAGCCGGCCTTCGAGGTCCGGCAGTTCTTCCGGCGACTCGAGGGACGGGCGGACGCCGGCAGCTTTCCGGAGGTCGAGCCTGGCGCGTTCCTCGACCAGCTCGGCGCATTCTGCCGCCGTCTCCATGACGCCGGCATCCACTACCGCGACCTGTCGATGGGCAATGTCCTGGTGCGGCCCGGCGCAGGGCGCGGCCTCGAGATGCTCCTGGTCGACTGCAACCGTGCCCGGGTCGGGAAGCGGCTCGGCGTCTTCCGCCGCAGCCGTGACATCTGTCGCTTCCCGATCGTCGACAGCGGCCACCGCGAGGCCTTCCTGCGCGGCTACTGGGGGCGAGTGCCCGCCCGCACCGATCCCCGGTGGTGGCTCCATGCGGCGAGCGTGCGGGGCTACCTTCTCAAGCACGCCCTGAAGAACCGGCTCCGTCCGCTCTCCCCGTCGCGCTTCCTGCGCGGCGGGCACCACGCCCACATCCCGGCCGCGCCTTCCGAGGCGGCGCCGCGCGACAAGGCGGTCTGGGACCATCTGTCCGACCAGCCCCACCAGCACGCCGGCCGCTGGCAGAAGGCGGCGATCCGAATCGCCGACGCACCCGAGCACCTGCGCGACGTGGCGGTGGTGGCAGGCGCGCTGCCTGAGGTCTGGCGGCGGTATCGAGCGCTCCGCCGGGAGCTCTACCGCACGCCGGTGCGCTTTGGCGGTCTCGGCATCTGCCTGCGGCCGCACCCGGCCGACCCCGATACCTTGCTCGCGGCGGTGGAGGAGCTCGGGGTGCGGCGGGTGCTGCTGCGGCTCCACCCGTGGCAGGATGGCCACGATGACGAGGAACGGCTGGCGGCAGAGCTTCGAACCCGCGGGTACGAGATCGTGTTCGCGCTGCCGCAGAACCGCGACCTGGTGCGCGACCGAGCGCGCTGGCGGGCGGCGATCGAGGGGCTGGCGGCTCGCTTCTCGACCTACGGACGCCAATTCCAGATCGGCCAGGCGCCGAACCGCAGCAAGTGGGGAGCGTGGACCCGGGGCGAGTACCTCGCGCTCTACCTCGACGCGGCCGAGATCCTGCGCAGGACCGGCTCGGTCGAGCTGATCGGCCCGGCGGTCATCGACTTCGAGTACTACGCGACGCTGGCGCTCGTCAATCGGCGCGTCGAGGGCCTGCGCTACGACATCCTGTCGAGCCTGCTCTATGTCGATCGACGGGGCGCCCCCGAGAGCCGGCAGCTCGGGCTCGACACCGTCGACAAGGTGGTGCTGCTGCGGGCAATCGCCGAGGCCGGACGCGCGTCGTCCGAGCGCTGCTGGATCACCGAGGTGAACTGGCCGCTACGGGAGGGCCCGCACTCGCCGGCCGGCCGCTCGGTGTCGGTCGACGAGGACACCCAGGCGAGCTTCCTCGTGCGCTACGACCTGCTCGCCCTCGGCACCGGTCTCGTCGAGCGGGTCTACTGGTGGCAGCTGGTGGCGCGCGGCTACGGCCTGATGGTCGCCGGCAGCGATGGGACGCTCGTGGCCCGGCCGGGCTACCACGCCCTGCGCGAGCTCAACCGCAGGCTCGACGGCGCGACCTTCCACGGGCCGCTGCCGGCGCCCGCGGGCGTCCGCCTCTACCGTTTCACGCGAGATGACGGCGAGCTCGTTGTTGGGTGGGCGCCGGACGGCCCGGCCGATGCCGAGCTGCCCCGGCCACCCGTCGCGGTGCACGACCGCGACGGCGTGCCGCTGTCGACACCGCCCGGCAGGAAGGTCACCTTCTCGCCGTCGCCCTGCTACTTCGAGCTCGGCCACCGAGACGTTCCGTGACCTTGCGACTGCCGAGCGGGCTCCCTGGACGCGGGCGGGCGGAGGTGGAAGCGTCGGGCACGAGGTCCACAGACCATCCCCACACGGGGCCCCTCGGGTGATGAACGCGCCGGCCGGCTTCGCGTCGGGGGAGGAGCTTCGGCGATAGTGAGAGCCGCGATGGGAACCCGAACATCCGACAAGACCGTGGCGATTCGGACGTGCGGGATCTTCGTGATGCTGATGTTCGTTGTGCTCCATCGCCCGGGGTGGTACTTCATGGGGAGGCTTTTCCAGAACCTGACCGACCCCGCCGGAGGTGCGCTGTCGATCTTCCTGCTCGGGCTCGCCTTCGGCTAAGCGACCCATCGTGGGCGGTCAGTGGCGGCCGGGATGCTGGCCCACTTCCTCAACAACCTCGCGTAAGCCGCCACGCGCGAGAGTGACGGATTGCGATCTTGGGAGTCGGTTTCGCCTGGCCTTCTGATTCGTCGTTCTCGGGCCCGGCCCCTTCCCGGATGCCCGATTGGCTGGTTTGGCGGGGCTTCCCGGTCCTTGGGTATGGATCGGCCTCGCGTGACCGGCGTCGGGCCCCCGGGGCTGGAATTCCGCGGCCCCGCAGAGCATTGACGGGAGCGGAGGAGAGGTGGCATGACTGACTCGACGCTCCTGTGGATCGGGTTCAACGTCTTCGTGCTGGCGATGTTGGCGCTGGACCTCGGCGTCTTCCACCGCAAGGCGCACGTGGTCGGCTTCAAGGAGTCGATGACCTGGACCGTCGTCTGGGTCGTGCTGGCGCTGATCTTCAACGCCGGCATCTGGCACTTCTCGGGCTCCCAGAAGGCGCTCGAGTTCTTCACCGGCTACGTGATCGAGAAGTCGCTCAGCGTCGACAACGTGTTCGTGTTCGCGATGCTCTTTTCGTACTTCGCGGTGCCGCCGATCTACCAGCACAAGGTGCTGTTCTGGGGCGTGCTCGGCGCGCTTGTGATGCGGGCGGCGATGATCGCGCTCGGCGCAGCCCTGATCGCCAAGTTCTCCTGGATCATCTACCTCTTCGGCGCCTTCCTGATCCTCACCGGCATCAAGATGGTGCTCAAGCGCGAGGAGGAGATCCACCCCGAACGCAACCCGGTGGTGCGCCTGTTCAAGAGGCTGATGCCGGTCACCAGCGACTACCGCGGCGACCGGTTCTTCGTGGTGGAGAACGGCCTGCGCCACGCCACGCCGCTGTTCGTGGTCCTGCTGCTGGTCGAGTTCTCGGACCTGATCTTCGCCGTCGACAGCATCCCGGCCATCTTCGCGGTGACCACCGATCCATTTATTGTCTACACCTCGAACGTGTTCGCGATCCTCGGCCTGCGCTCGCTCTACTTCGCGCTCGCCGGCG
This genomic interval carries:
- the lepA gene encoding translation elongation factor 4, whose protein sequence is MDNVRTFCIIAHIDHGKSTLADRLIQHCGAVEARDFRDQILDSMDIERERGITIKSNSVTLDYVARDGRSYHLNLIDTPGHVDFSHEVRRSLMSCEGALLLVDASQGVEAQTVANLYLALEYDLEIVPVINKIDLPSADVERVRAEIEEDLGLDADDAVLCSAKDGVGIADVLEAVVHRLPPPTGDLAAPLKALIFDAEYDPYRGAVLLVRVMEGTLRPGQQVLLMHTQAHYQVEEVGLLQLRRVRTAELGAGAVGYLIAGVKAVSDIDVGDTVTEAERPAAEPVPGYRPAKPVVFSSIYPMSNEEYPDLAKALEKLKLNDAALTYDKDSSAALGFGFRCGFLGLLHLEVVQERLRREHDLSLILSAPSVRYRVTLADGSVRWIDNPSEFPEPGSISRTEEPFIRTSVMMPERYLGPVMELCRERRGVKTGFHYLAVGRVELTSEMPLADVLFDFNDRLKSVTQGYGSFDYEMLDYRDTDLVKVDILVNGEPVDALAQLVHRDKARPRALHYCERLAETIPRQQFKIAIQGAIGGQIIARTTINAFRKDVTAKCYGGDITRKRKLLEKQKKGKKRMKMVGSVEIPQSAFVAVLKTDKD
- the hemW gene encoding radical SAM family heme chaperone HemW yields the protein MRAGLYIHVPFCASVCPYCDFAVTLAGEERRRAYVAGIEREAAMAAADGLSFDTIYLGGGTPSALAADQLAEVLAAVKAGLRVEAGAWTFLEVNPEDVSSASVRAWRQLGVRAVSLGVQALDGEALAFLGRRHTADGARRALDRLRAGGFTTVSIDLIYGLPGQTVASWSRQLEEAAARAVDHISCYQLTIHRGTVFGRRHARGELEAAPEPAQAELFLLTHRRLAELGYQGYEVSNFAAAPGHRSRHNIKYWRHLPYLGLGPAAHSFVGRRRFWNHRKLRIWQRAVDAGRRPVEGVEELADADLALEAVMLGLRTSDGVDLEALRSRYGIDLVALNRRSIERLCDSGHLVLEADRLRPTVSGMAIADTLARSLELAR
- a CDS encoding PilT/PilU family type 4a pilus ATPase, coding for MTEPKRLINPELDRLVQEMNLLADPDEPGEDVEGAPPSGGIDAPALAVIAEGEPLERLLGEMVRRKASDLLLLPGAPPVLRIDGRLATLAQPAIDSEAVRMLFEGHLGPRARAILAATGSVDLSLRHGDPDDEDGGWRLRVNLQRQRGGLAAAVRALPRRIPALAELGLPARLSELTRAAKGLILVCGPTGSGKTTTIAALLDSLNRSEVRHVITIEDPIEYVHSNRRSIFEQIEIGPDSPSFAQALRSALRRDPDVILVGEMRDLETIATAVTAAETGHLILATLHSSDVGQALHRVVDVFPATQQTQIRHQLALSLQAVLCQQLVPRADGRGRVPAVELLLATYAVRNVIRNGANERLPNEMVTSRGLGMRLLELSLAELVGRGTITAEEARARAVRPDELERLLR
- a CDS encoding glycosyltransferase family 4 protein — encoded protein: MHPDSIEPLQVVVLTHKPEAPSFRHRIQPMLPELAARGLEPSVEVLPSRPLLLRVLARRRRLGAAAAVVLAKTKLHPLEARLLRRWCRRVVYDFDDAVYTVRPRRVGHRPAQSPLRQWRFATLCGIADLVLACNETLAARARPHAGRVEVVPTPVDVERYPKEAPRRPPGRTLVWIGMPENLCYLELIRPALARLSGEFQDLTLRVISSAAPRWTDVPIELVPWSEAAEVDALRTADVGIMPLSDDDWSSGKCSFKLVQYMAAGLPCVASRVAMNCEVVSPGSNGYLAGNAGEWEDRLRAVLTMDDRGRSLGRAGRELAERRFDRRMVAPRTAGLVAAVARAQPQQ
- a CDS encoding lipopolysaccharide kinase InaA family protein, whose product is MAGAPGEHCVVADQTFAIEGFHGRVATAFAGPALEREVLRLIDPSAATRTLHWGRNYLYAAQLETPGGTVPVVVKQFRNQGWRKVLERWLRGSKAERSWRAALAMAAAGIATPEPILLVESDLADGPSFFISRRIEPAFEVRQFFRRLEGRADAGSFPEVEPGAFLDQLGAFCRRLHDAGIHYRDLSMGNVLVRPGAGRGLEMLLVDCNRARVGKRLGVFRRSRDICRFPIVDSGHREAFLRGYWGRVPARTDPRWWLHAASVRGYLLKHALKNRLRPLSPSRFLRGGHHAHIPAAPSEAAPRDKAVWDHLSDQPHQHAGRWQKAAIRIADAPEHLRDVAVVAGALPEVWRRYRALRRELYRTPVRFGGLGICLRPHPADPDTLLAAVEELGVRRVLLRLHPWQDGHDDEERLAAELRTRGYEIVFALPQNRDLVRDRARWRAAIEGLAARFSTYGRQFQIGQAPNRSKWGAWTRGEYLALYLDAAEILRRTGSVELIGPAVIDFEYYATLALVNRRVEGLRYDILSSLLYVDRRGAPESRQLGLDTVDKVVLLRAIAEAGRASSERCWITEVNWPLREGPHSPAGRSVSVDEDTQASFLVRYDLLALGTGLVERVYWWQLVARGYGLMVAGSDGTLVARPGYHALRELNRRLDGATFHGPLPAPAGVRLYRFTRDDGELVVGWAPDGPADAELPRPPVAVHDRDGVPLSTPPGRKVTFSPSPCYFELGHRDVP
- a CDS encoding TerC family protein, giving the protein MTDSTLLWIGFNVFVLAMLALDLGVFHRKAHVVGFKESMTWTVVWVVLALIFNAGIWHFSGSQKALEFFTGYVIEKSLSVDNVFVFAMLFSYFAVPPIYQHKVLFWGVLGALVMRAAMIALGAALIAKFSWIIYLFGAFLILTGIKMVLKREEEIHPERNPVVRLFKRLMPVTSDYRGDRFFVVENGLRHATPLFVVLLLVEFSDLIFAVDSIPAIFAVTTDPFIVYTSNVFAILGLRSLYFALAGVMGKFHYLKIGLGVVLSFVGVKMMLAHSPYKIDTLVSLGVVVGIIAASIVASVLRPRKIGSFEGPGGPRSLGADPERPVEG